In one Elusimicrobiota bacterium genomic region, the following are encoded:
- the murF gene encoding UDP-N-acetylmuramoyl-tripeptide--D-alanyl-D-alanine ligase encodes MTLTLRQFLSATSGSLISGTPDQPVGPVSIDSRTLRSGQTFIALQGPHFDGHDYLRTAADRGASLLVIQTLDARADFRPMHIPDLIQVPDTLKALQQWGRFVRQQTPATVIGVTGSNGKTTTKEMLAAILRRSGKTLATRGNLNNHIGLPLMLTELEPDHRFAVIEMGTSRKGDMAVLVEAALPRVGLITNVGKDHLAFLGSPEGVLAENRLLYDRLPADGIRIVNLDDPLLKPLATQLPGRVITYGKDLNAQVRAEAVVPGTPLRLTLVLEGEPYPVTLQTSATIQVLNALAAAATAHALGIPPADILTGLASFKAAAMRLQVHEQPNGSLLVNDAYNANPSSMRASIASFCETYSDRKRWVVLGDMRELGVLARQEHEELGHWLALQPLERVWLYGRDTRFIESALRSAGTRMAVDRFRKKRYLIEALQRSLEHERPAVLFKASRSMQLEKVIEPLLSDSVKPSPPSVSVGGPS; translated from the coding sequence GTGACGCTCACCCTCCGTCAATTTCTCTCGGCCACAAGCGGGTCCCTGATCTCCGGAACGCCGGATCAGCCGGTAGGACCGGTTTCGATTGACAGCCGCACCCTACGCTCCGGCCAGACGTTTATTGCGCTGCAAGGTCCTCACTTTGACGGGCACGACTATCTGCGCACGGCCGCGGACCGGGGGGCTTCGCTTCTGGTCATTCAGACGCTGGATGCGCGGGCCGATTTCCGGCCGATGCATATTCCGGATCTGATTCAAGTCCCGGATACGCTCAAGGCACTCCAGCAGTGGGGACGTTTTGTCCGGCAACAAACACCGGCAACCGTCATCGGGGTGACCGGCAGCAACGGCAAAACCACGACCAAAGAGATGCTGGCCGCCATTCTCCGGCGCTCCGGCAAAACGCTGGCCACGCGCGGCAATCTCAACAACCATATCGGCCTGCCCCTCATGTTGACGGAGTTGGAGCCGGACCATCGTTTTGCGGTCATTGAAATGGGAACCTCAAGAAAGGGCGACATGGCGGTGCTGGTGGAGGCGGCTCTTCCGCGCGTCGGGCTGATCACCAATGTCGGCAAAGATCATCTGGCCTTTTTGGGGTCGCCGGAGGGCGTTCTGGCCGAGAATCGACTGCTCTATGACCGGCTGCCGGCAGACGGGATCCGTATTGTGAATTTGGATGACCCTCTCTTAAAACCCCTGGCCACGCAACTCCCTGGGAGAGTCATCACCTACGGCAAGGATTTGAACGCGCAGGTGCGCGCCGAAGCGGTCGTTCCGGGCACCCCGCTTCGCTTAACACTCGTGCTGGAAGGAGAACCTTACCCGGTCACGCTGCAGACCTCCGCAACGATTCAGGTTCTCAATGCGCTGGCCGCCGCGGCCACCGCGCATGCGTTGGGCATTCCTCCGGCGGATATCCTGACCGGATTGGCGTCGTTCAAAGCCGCTGCTATGCGCTTGCAGGTCCATGAACAACCCAACGGTAGCCTGTTGGTGAATGATGCTTACAACGCTAATCCTTCGTCGATGCGGGCGTCGATCGCCAGCTTTTGCGAAACCTATTCGGACCGCAAACGCTGGGTCGTGCTGGGCGACATGCGGGAACTCGGCGTCCTGGCCCGGCAGGAACATGAAGAGCTGGGACACTGGCTCGCGCTGCAGCCGCTGGAGCGGGTCTGGCTCTACGGGCGCGACACGCGGTTTATTGAATCCGCCTTACGATCCGCAGGAACGCGAATGGCGGTTGATCGCTTCCGGAAAAAACGTTATCTTATCGAAGCGCTTCAACGGTCGCTGGAACATGAGCGGCCGGCTGTTTTGTTCAAGGCTTCCCGTAGCATGCAACTGGAAAAGGTGATCGAGCCTTTATTATCCGATTCGGTGAAGCCATCACCCCCGAGTGTCTCTGTCGGGGGTCCATCATGA